In Vicugna pacos chromosome 10, VicPac4, whole genome shotgun sequence, the following proteins share a genomic window:
- the LOC102541869 gene encoding olfactory receptor 10T2-like, whose translation MGNHTAVSTFLLWGFSSFPDLQSLLFVMIFFSHVTILTANVSIMVAIMLTRHLHTPMYFFLCGLAFSETCTTVVIIPRMLVDLLSDSKTISLPECATQMFFFFGLSSSNCFIMAAMSYDRYTAIHSPLHYPVLMTQKICFQLMTASWVVGCLVSLCIVIMVFNLSFCDSNVIQHFFCDISPVICLACDYTPYHEMAIFMLSAFVLVGSFILIMISYVFIASIIMKIPSAKGRYKAFSTCSSHLTVVCMHYGFAGFVYLRPKDSGSFGEDMLRAVTYTVLTPLLNPIVYSLRNKEMQIALRKVLDSAHRFIPQMVNKRTLNI comes from the coding sequence ATGGGCAATCACACTGCAGTGAGCACCTTCCTTCTGTGGGGATTTTCCAGTTTCCCAGACCTGCAGAGTCTCCTTTTTGTGATGATTTTCTTCTCCCATGTAACCATCCTCACTGCAAATGTGTCCATAATGGTGGCCATCATGCTCACTCGCCACCtgcacacccccatgtactttttcctctgTGGTCTGGCCTTTTCAGAAACCTGTACCACTGTGGTAATCATACCCCGCATGTTAGTGGATTTACTATCAGATAGTAAGACCATCTCTCTTCCTGAGTGTGCCACACAGATGTTCTTCTTCTTTGGCTTGTCAAGCAGTAACTGCTTCATCATGGCTGCCATGTCCTATGACCGTTACACTGCTATTCACAGCCCGCTGCACTACCCCGTCTTGATGACCCAGAAGATCTGCTTTCAGCTGATGACGGCCTCCTGGGTGGTTGGGTGTCTGGTTTCTCTGTGCATCGTCATCATGGTATTCaacttgtctttctgtgactccaACGTCATCCAGCACTTCTTTTGCGACATCTCACCTGTGATCTGCCTGGCTTGTGACTATACGCCCTATCATGAAATGGCTATATTTATGCTCTCTGCCTTTGTGCTGGTGGGCAgctttattttaattatgatttCCTATGTCTTCATTGCGTCCATCATTATGAAGATTCCTTCTGCCAAGGGGAGGTATAAGGCTTTCTCAACTTGCTCCTCCCACCTCACTGTGGTGTGCATGCACTACGGATTTGCTGGCTTTGTTTATTTGAGGCCCAAGGACAGTGGCTCATTCGGCGAAGATATGCTGAGGGCTGTGACCTACACAGTGCTGACACCTCTGCTTAATCCCATTGTTTACAgtctaagaaacaaagaaatgcaGATAGCCTTAAGGAAGGTACTAGACAGTGCACACAGGTTCATCCCTCAGATGGTAAATAAAAGGAccctgaacatttaa
- the LOC102542118 gene encoding olfactory receptor 5P6-like, translated as MDSLGDGNHTAVTEFILLGLTNDPVLRIILFMIILCIYLVTISGNLSTIILIRISSQLHHPMYFFLSHLAFADMGYSSSVTPNMLVNFLVETNTISYHGCAMQLGSAGIFGTAECFILAAMAYDRFVAICNPLLYSTKMSTQVCVQLLTVAYIGGFLNASSFTISFYFLLFCRPNRVNHFFCDFAPLVELSCSDISIPTTVPSFTAGSIIVVTVTIIAISYIYILITILKMRSTEGRHKAFSTCTSHLTVVTLFFGTITFIYVMPKSSYSTDQNKVVSVFYMVVIPMLNPLIYSLRNSEIKGVLKRQLGRKIFS; from the coding sequence ATGGATTCCCTGGGAGATGGGAACCACACTGCAGTGACAGAGTTCATTTTACTGGGCTTAACAAATGACCCAGTCCTTCGAATCATCCTCTTCATGATCATCCTATGTATCTACCTGGTGACCATATCTGGCAATCTCAGCACAATCATTCTTATCAGAATCTCTTCTCAGCTCCACCatcccatgtactttttcctgaGCCACTTGGCCTTTGCTGACATGGGCTATTCATCTTCTGTTACACCCAATATGCTTGTAAACTTCCTGGTGGAGACAAATACCATCTCCTATCATGGATGTGCCATGCAGCTTGGTTCAGCTGGTATCTTTGGGACAGCTGAGTGCTTCATTCTGGCTGCCATGGCATATGATCGCTTCGTGGCAATCTGCAACCCACTGCTTTATTCCACCAAAATGTCCACACAAGTCTGTGTTCAGTTACTTACAGTGGCTTATATTGGTGGTTTTCTCAATGCTTCCTCCTTTactatttccttctattttttacTCTTCTGTAGACCAAATCGAGTCAATCattttttctgtgattttgctCCTTTGGTTGAACTCTCCTGTTCTGACATCAGTATCCCCACAACTGTCCCCTCATTTACGGCTGGCTCCATCATTGTGGTCACAGTGACTATCATAGCCATCTCCTACATCTACATCCTCATCACCATCCTGAAGATGCGCTCCACTGAGGGGCGCCACaaggccttctccacctgcaCGTCCCACCTCACAGTGGTCACTCTGTTCTTTGGCACCATCACATTCATTTATGTGATGCCCAAGTCCAGCTACTCAACTGACCAGAACAAGGTGgtgtctgtgttctacatggtggTGATCCCCATGTTGAACCCGCTCATCTACAGTCTGAGGAACAGTGAGATTAAGGGGGTCCTGAAGAGACAGCTtggcagaaaaatattttcttag